The nucleotide window AAATCTCCTCGCTGCCAGACAGGCGATCTAGGCCATTCGTTACCCTCGACTATTCATTTGATCCTCACCAGGGGGCTCAACCGCCCCGCGGGTCCCTCCACCAAAGGCTGGGCACGGGTGTTACCGACAGATACATGCCCTTCGTTCAACGGCGGCAGTCACACCGTCAATGTACATGACCGAACGCCATCGGTGCCCCAAACCGGCAACGTCGACGACGAAAACCTTTCCCTCACATCTGCCCCGCCGATGGGCTGCGAGCGCTCAAGCCGCCACTTCGCCAGCGCATAGCGAATGGCAGGAGCGCATGTAGGTACTGGGCTTTTGCCCGGCAGCGGAATCGACGCCGGGCAAAAGCCCAACCCACTTCTATCAAGGAGCAGAGCGGTCCCGGACTTTCCCACAAGAACAAGGAATAATGACAGATGCTCATCAAGACCGATCACTCTATCCCCAATCAACCCGATAGCTGGAAATGCACACTGAGCTGGGGAGACATAGCCATGTTTCGGTTTCCCCTATCGCTCGGCAGGACAAGGCAGCTCTCGAAAGCCCTGCCCTGCCTCATCCTCGACATCGACGATTTTGCCGAAGATCGTTTTGCCACGTTGGCATATGGCATCGATGCAGACACCACCCCACCAAGCACCTACGAAACTTTGGTTTCCAGGCCGGTAGCATTGGTCAGGGCAGGATTGGAAACCCCTACGCGGTTCGTTGGTCAACACCGCCTCACGGTTTCCCTGCACAACAAGGGCTTTATGCTCGCTGCGGATGGCTCACCCGTTATCGGGAAACTGACCGGAATAGAACGAGCCCGTTTCAGCAAACTGCGCGCCCGCATTCGGGCCGAGGTTGATATCGCAGCGAATTATCGGTCCGAGCGTCGTCGCAAACAAGCATAGCAATTGCCGAAGCCGAAGCATCAGGGGCAAATTGGAAACATATTCTAATATTAGTCAAAATGCAGATCTTATTTTAGAAAATAATTCCATAAATTCGCTTTTCATGCATGAGAATGAACCAATTTTCCGAGACAAGCACGAACGAACTCTTATCGAAACGCCTCCCGGAAGGGCCGCCAAATGGAAGACCAACCATTTACCCCTGAACAGCTTGCAGAACGCTGGCAATGTTCCAAGACCATCGTCCATTCGATGATTGAGGATGGTGTATTAACGTTTTCTCCATCCTCGAAAAGAAACCCATTTGGCTTTCTCGTCCAATCGACGGCCGGGCGCTCTCTTTGTCGGCCGCAAACTTCACGGATCGAGATTGATGCGTCTTGAGAAAACAATTACTGCAGAACGTGTCAGAAAGGCCATTGATGGCCTCTTATTGATCCATGATACATGTCCGCATGAGTCTGACTACAAACTACTGGAAGCACTTGAACAAGAACTTTCCATATTGTGCCGCCAAGACCCGTTTACTAAATATCGTCAAGCAGATCCGCATCAAACTCCAACTGAATAGATTTCACAGCCTCCTGTTTCAGCTTCAAGCTACCAAATTTACCGTATATTTCGCGATCAATATCGTGTCCCATCAGGTATTTGCGCATTTCCTCATCTACATGCGCTTCTTTCAACCGATCTTCAAAGCTGTGTCGCAAGCTACCCAGCGATTGACCCTCGCCAAACAACCCGCGCACTCGAAAGAGCTTGTTAGCATTCGACGAAAGCGTTTTGCGCTTAACCCTGTAATGCGGGAAGCCGTCATTTTCTTTGATCTTTTTGGCAGCTGCAAGCGCAACCCCCACCAAAGGAATTATGCGCTCTGAATTGTGATTTTTAACCGTCTTGCCGGATCGCTTGAAGATCTTGAGATGCGGGATTTCATGATCTAGCTCGATATCCTTGGCGCGCATGGTCAACAGTTCAGCCATGCGAGCACCAGTCTCTACCAATAGATAGGCCAGCAAGCGCACCTCGACATGCATCCCCTCATGCTTTCCAGCTGTCAGAAAAGCCGCTTGAATCTCCTCGACCAAGAATGGTTCCTTGGTTCCTTCCTGGTCGTTATCGAAGGAAAAACCCTCTAGTGGATTCTCATATCCCTTGATTTTCAAATGCGCATGATACTGATTGAGCGGTTTGCGAATGTTGCCAATATGTCGGTTGGCATAGTTTCCGCCAATCTGGCTTTCTGTTGGATGCTGTCCTGTTACCCGCTGAACCAAGTAGTCATAAAACTGGAGGCCCTCGTCCTGACCGATCAGATGGATAGGAGCACGGCCGACCACCTCATGAAATAGATCAATAGACGCCAGCCTTTGCTTCCGCCAATCATCCCGGCCTTCCTGATCTTTTGCTGCAAGCTTTTGCGCCTCAACCGTTTCCATTACGTGTTTTAGGACATCTTCCAGATAAACATCAGGCTCCCCAACCCGTCCCAACAAGGCCGAGACTTCATTCGATCTTGGCTTACCATTCTCGGTTAGCTTTTCAATGCGCCTGACAAGCTCCTCAACGTTCTCGGGCAGGGCAAGTTTATCAGAGGGGATGTAGTCGAAACGCATAGCCTTGGCGCGCGAGATCGCTGCTTCATAACGACGAACGGCCACAGGTGTTGTTTGCCCTTCCATTCGCAATTCGGTCCAGTAATCATCGTCTGCCTTCTCAGTTGCATCGCGGCGCAAGCGCGCCGTGCCCAAATGATCCGTATCGAGAGATCTGCGAATCATGGCTTCATCATAGTGTTTAGCAACATCAACAGGAACGCGCCGTACATAATGCCAGCGCCTCCCACGTTCTTGCAGGTAGCGATCTTCTTTGCGCATCTGGAGACCCATGTTACACAATTCGTTACACAAATTGTTACACAAAATCGCACACACCACAACTGTCCAGGCAAGCCTACCGGCTATCAAGTTGATTTTTATGGAAAATTTAGCATATCAATATCAGGGAAATGGTACAGTCGGGTGGATTTGAACCACCGACCTTCGGAGCCACAATCCGACGCTCTAACCAACTGAGCTACGACTGCACAACACCTGAATGTGGTGGGTTTATTAGGCGGGCTGCGAAGCAAATGCAAGGGCTGATTTGATCTCTGCCCACAGCTTGTCAAAAAAATGTCACTATAGGCAGGCTTTTCCAAAGACTATGCCCGTTCCAAAAGCGAGAAAGGCGCATCATGTCTTGACGCGCCTTTCCTGACTCATAGGTTGATCCGCCTGTTGGTGAAGAGGTCTCTCATGGTCTCGAGAAGAAGCGCGCCCAGTATATGCTCACCACAGATTCTGTCTCGGGCAGCAGGCTCATCCTCGCATAAGGCAAGAAACACTCTATCAGCATGGGTTATCAGCCAGCGATTTTCAGGCTTTCCATGGCCTTGCCAGCAGCCGCTTTCATGGGAACGGTTGCTTCTTCCATGCTCTTGGTCAGGCCGTCCTGAATATCTTTTCCTTGCGCAGACAGGGTTTCGAACTGCTTGGCTGCAAAGCTGGTCTGTAGCTCAATGGCTTCGCTGATGCTCTTGGCGGCGATCAGGCCATTGAGGAAAGAAAAGCCGGCATCCATATTGGCTCTGGCTGCATCCACCATCTTGCCTTGGATATCACGGGAGCTTTCGGTCGCCAGTTCAAAGCTTTTCTCGACAGCACTGGTCTGATCTTCGAAGCTGGATTTTGCCTGTTCATAGAGATCACGGGCATTGGCGATGGATTTCTCAGCGAGATCTGTCATCTCATGGGATGCAAGCGACGTTGGCATGTCAAAGGATGGCATCGCAAACAGACCGGCGGCAACAGCGGGTGCTTCCCCAGCAGTTTTGCGCGCCTTTGGAGCTGCGGCCTTGGGTTCGGCGGCTGGCGTCTTGGCTTCCTCGGCGGGACTAGCCGCGGCAGCAGCCTTGACATCCTTGGACGAAGTGGCCGCGGCAGCAGCCTTGGCCGGGGCCTTTTTACGAACGGGCGCTTTCTTGGCGGCGGTGGTCATGGATCATCTCCGTTTGTGCAGGTTCAGCGCATTGTTGTTGCACACTCTTAAGGCATGCAAGCGCACGCTCTGCATGGAACACTGAAGCCAATACACGCAACGGGAGGCTTCGAATGGAGTCAGGTGGTCTTTGTGGAATTCCGGGACATAAGCCTCTGCGACTCAGTCTCCAAAGTCTGTGCTTGGAAATTCAGATCTGGCGCAGGATCCTTCGACCGGTTCCTTGCTTAAAGCTGACTGGGTCGACAAGCTCGCAAACGCCATTCTTTGCAAAGCTGCAAAGTGCTGTGCCAGATTGTTCCGCATATCAAGCTGCAGCAACCCACATCCTCTCTCCTGACCGCCCTTCAAGAGCGACGCATTCGCGCGCTTTTGTCAGATCAGGATGCTATTGTGCAGCGCCATTGAAGATAGCCCTGCACAACAACCGGTCGCTCATCTCCGATCAGGCTTTCGCCGGAATCAGTCTTTTTTGGTCGCGTCGACTGCGGTTTTGGTTGCGGCTTCGCCAAGTTCGCGTGCCACTTCACCGAAGCGCTGCATCTGGGACTGGACATATTTGGTCTGCAGTTCCAGAACTTCTTGAATGTCTTTGGCTTTTACCAGATTGGTTGCCAGATCGAAGGAGGCATTCATGCTCTCTTCGGTCGCAGCCAGTGCTTTCTTGTTGAGGTCAACAGCGCCATTGCGCATGCTTTCGGCAGAGGTTTCAGCCTTGGATGCCGCTTCGCTGGCTGCAGAGGCAAACTCGTCATAAGCCTTGCGAGCCTGCTCGACGCCTTTTTCTGCCATTTCACGAACCTGTGCCGGAACTTCAAAATTTTCTGGGGTCTTCATCATGTGTCTATCTCCTGATCTGAGTGAGTGACCTGAAATCTCATTGTGCAGCGCAATATATCAGAATAAATTGTGCACTGCAACAAGAAAATTTCTTGGGATCTTTTCGGCTTCGCCGCTGCGTCAAACAAGGAACATTCTATGCAAGTGATTGTTGCGTTGCGATGAAGCTTGCCGCACTTTCTTCGCACATGCAACGAAAGGACGCGCATTCATCCCAAATAACGTGCATAGGATTTGGGTTGAACTTATACTAGAATTGACTGCAAGCCGACCGCAAACGGGGAGATTAACCATCCCAGTCGGTTTCGCGCCCCTTTCACAGGGATTTGTTGGACCTGACCCAAAAGAGACTGTATTTACATATTATTAATCTATTGCCACCGCGCCTGCTGCTGATCGGCGAGACGCTGAACACTGACTGAAGACAAAGACCTGCATCCATGGAATTTACTCGCCCGGCCAGTTTGGCCATGCCTTATCTGACGCTGACCGCGCATCCGACCATCGGAGCGGTTCTGCTCGATTCGCGCCCTGCCTGGGTGTGGAATGGCGAGGGCAACCGGATTCTGTGGGCCAATGCGGCTGGTCTGGCCTTCTTTGGTGAGGTCAGCATGGACGCCATGCTGAACCGCAGCTTCGGTGACGTACACCCGGCAAGACGCCATCTGGCGCGGCTGGTCCGCAACGCCCGGTCCAATGCACCGATGCTTGATCGATTGCGCTTTTTCCTCGGCGCCGAGGCCATCACCTGCAATTGCCTTTGCAAACGACTAGAGGTCGAGGGTGAAGGGGTTTTGCTGGTGATTGCCACCGATTATCCGGCGCTTGGCAACGATGACGTGGAGCGTGGTCAGGCCCTGCTTGAGGCTTTATCCGCTGAACAGGACATTGCGGCGGCCTGCCTTGATGACCAGCTCGCCCCGCTGGCCAAGTCCGGGGCGATTGATGCCATTCTGTCCGATCAGGACATCATCAAGGGGTTGGCATCCGGAGCCAACACGCCTTTGCGCCTCGTCTCGAAACCGCTGGGTGAGGAGGAAGCAAGCCCGGTGACGACACTCGTGCGCATCGGCGACGCAGAGCATACACGCTATTTGCTGGTCCACTATCAAGGCCAGAGCGAAGCGGATCGCCGGGCCGAAGACCATGCTCTGCTGATGGCGGAACTTGGCGATAGCGCCGAAGCCGAATCCGAGCAATCAGCCATTGATCAGGGCGCCGATGTTTTTGCCTCTACCTTCGGCATGCATGATGTGGCCCGAGGCATGGAGCATTTGAAGGCCGAGCTGGAAAAGGTAGACAAGGCCAGGGACAGCGATCTGACCCCGTTCCATGAGGATGGCTCGGCGGACAAACCGGTGCCCCCCTCCCCCGATCCGGCCATAGGGTCAAACATCTACACTTTGCCGCGCGCAGCTGATCGAGGGGCCGCAAAACAGAAACCGGATATCGAGCCCTCTGGCGGGACAGGTCCGGAGCGCAAGGCGCCACCTGAAGCGGATGCGCAGTCGCTGGCCGATGCGCTGGACAAGGGTGGCATCTATCATTTCGTGTGGGAAAGCGATGAAGTGGGCCGCTTCAGTTATGTCTCAAAGGATCTGGCCAAAGCGGTCGGCCCGGACAATGCGGCCATCATTGGCAAGACATGGCAGGAACTGGCCGACGGCCTGGAAATGGATATGGAAGGGACCATCTCGCGTGCCTTCGAGAGCCGCGACACCTGGGTGGGGCTGACCGTCCAATGGCCCGTCGCTGGACTAGCAACAAGGGTCGAGGTTGAGTTGACCGGCTTGCCGATCTTCGGGCGGTATCACGGCTTCAAGGGGTTTCGTGGCTTTGGCATGTGCAATACCAAGCTCAAACGCAGCGACGGGCGCAACGAAGGACCTGCTGATGCGCCGTTACAAAGCGACACAAACCGCCATCAGAGCGACACAACGTTGCCACAGTTTCACGACAATCGAGAAATAATGTCAGAAGAATTGCTGCGCGCGGTCAACGACGCCGTCGCTGCAGCTGAGTCCCTGATTTCGCCAGATGTGGGCAGCAACAAAGAGGCGCTGACGCCACATTCGGATCCGAATGGAGACCGCGCCATGTCTGATGACCAGATTGAGACTGGAGGCAACGAGCAAAATTTTGCCCCTTCGGGCCTTGGCGCGTCGCAGATTCACGCATCGAGCGGCGGCGACGATACGAACACCGGCGGCCCTGCCTCACCTTCGGACGATCAAGCAAGCAAGGGTCAAGGTCCTGACCCCTATCACCGGGTGCGCGATTTGTTGACCGAGTCCGCGCATGGGGTGAAGGCTTTCGAACCAACGAAACCACAAATGCCAGAGCCTCCTGCAAAAGACGGTCAGGCCCTGAGCGATGGCGAAAAGGATGCGTTCGACGAAATTGCCGCGGCTCTGGGCGGGTCTGAGTTCGATCACAGCCTGCCGGAAGAGGAAATCGACGAGGACTACGAAGAGTTCGACGATCCAATTGCCACAATGGATGACGATACAGATGACAAGGCTGGCGACCTGCCGTCAATGGACCGCTTGACCGCCAAGGCAACCGACAAAATCGCGGACAATCCAGATATTGATCAGGCACGACTTCAGCAGGCGCTTCAGACCCGTTCTCAAGGGGATGCGACCCTGAAATCTGCGGCCAGCTCAGCCTTCCGCGAGATTTTCGCGATGGACCCAGCCTTCCGCCATATGCGTGAGCGGCTGGCACAGGCCGCTGATAAATCCAAGTCGCCGGCAACAGCCCAGACCGAACAGGCGCGTGAACATCAAAAACTGCTTGAAGCGGTGCAAGCCCTTGCCGATGGCGGGGATCTGCATGCCGCAAAAGCACCTGAAGAGCGGCCCGATAGTCCCGAACAGATTGGCGTGGTTGCGGCATCTCAAGAGCCTGAGGCTGTCGCGGTTGGAGAGGATACAGAAGCTACAGAAGATGTAGGCGCTGCACTGGCGGATCAGCCCCAAGACGAAGCATTGGCGCTCGATCTGCCCGAAGCCACATCCGCAGAACAGGATCTGGAGCTGGCCGAGCTGGAATTGCTTGATGGTGTCACCGACACTGTGTCAATCGTAGAGGAAACAGAGGAGCCGGACAGTGACACGGCTGACACCTCAGCTGCACCATCGCAGGCCTTGGCAGCGGCAACGGCTGCTGCATCAATGGCCGGAGCCAGCCTCTGGGATCGCGCGGATAAGACCTCGCCGCTCATCGATCTGTTGAACAAACTGTCGGTTGCGATGATTGTTTCCGCAGACAATCGCATTCTGTTTGCCTCGCGCAAGGCCCTGTCCTTGTTGGGCTTTGACAGCGCTTCAGCATTGGAAGAGGCCGGAGGCATGGAAGGTCTGTTTTCCGGTCGGCCGGGGGACTGGCTGACAAAAACCAATGGCCGCACCACCCTGCGTGGGGCAGGTGCCCGACCGTTCTCGGCATTGGCCACCATTTCTTCGATCAATTGGGGCGATATTCCGGCCGCGTTGCTCAGTTTCGAGGAAGCGCCCGATCAACCCCAAGCGATGGGCATTTCGGAAGAAGACGAAAAGATTGCCGAACTGGAAGCCATTCTCGACACCGCCACCGACGGCGTTGTGGTTCTGGATGGCGATGGACATGTGTTGCGGATGAACCACAGCGCCGAAGCCCTGTTCGAGGTGGATCGCCATGAAGTGGCGGGTGGCAGCTTCCTTGGCTTGCTGGCTGAGGAAAGTCACAAGACCGCAATCGATTATCTCAACAGTCTGAGCAAGAATGGCCTTGCTAGCGTTTTGAATGACGGACGCGATGTGATCGGCGTGATTGCATCGGGCGGCCTCATTCCGCTTCACGTCACCATGGGCCGGGTGAATATTCCAGGCACCGAGCGCTTCTGCGCGGTGCTGCGCGACAATAGCCAGCACAAGCGCTCGGAAGAGGAACTGTTGACGGGGAAAATCCTCGCCGAGAATGCCAACAAGCAGAAATCGACCTTCCTTGCCAAGGTCAGCCACGAAATCCGCACACCGCTCAATGCCATTATCGGCTTTGCAGAGGTAATGATGGAGGAACGCTTCGGCCCTGTTGGCAGTGAACGCTACAAGGATTATCTCAGAGACATCAAGACCTCCGGCAATCACATCATGAGCCTGATCAATGACCTTCTGGACTTGTCCAAGGTGGAAGCAGGCAAGATGGACTTGCAGTTCGAGGCGACGCATCTCAATCGGCTTGTGGCAGAGACTGTCAGCCTGATGCAGCAACAGGCAAACCGACAGCACATCATCATCCGGACGTCGCTGGCCTCAGAGTTGCCCCAGATTGCAGGCGACCAGCGTTCCCTGCGCCAGATCGTGCTCAATCTACTATCGAACGCCGTGAAATTTACCCATGCTGGCGGGCAGGTGATCCTGTCGACGGTGCATGAGGAGAATGGCGATGTGGTGCTGCGAATCCGCGACACCGGTATCGGCATGAGCGAGAAGGATCTGGTGACGGCGCTTGAGCCATTCCGGCAGGTTTCCTCCGTGCGCGATTCCGCTCAAGGCACTGGGCTCGGCCTACCATTGACCAAGGCGTTAGTAGAGGCCAATCGCGGATGTCTGACCCTGAAAAGCAAGCCGGGTGAAGGCACACTGGTCGAAGTCAGCTTCCCGGCAGAGCGCGTGGTGGAGCCGCAGGACTAAGCTCGGCTCCGGTCCCTTATACAACGAAAACAAACCTGCCTA belongs to Cohaesibacter intestini and includes:
- a CDS encoding phasin family protein; protein product: MMKTPENFEVPAQVREMAEKGVEQARKAYDEFASAASEAASKAETSAESMRNGAVDLNKKALAATEESMNASFDLATNLVKAKDIQEVLELQTKYVQSQMQRFGEVARELGEAATKTAVDATKKD
- a CDS encoding ATP-binding protein → MEFTRPASLAMPYLTLTAHPTIGAVLLDSRPAWVWNGEGNRILWANAAGLAFFGEVSMDAMLNRSFGDVHPARRHLARLVRNARSNAPMLDRLRFFLGAEAITCNCLCKRLEVEGEGVLLVIATDYPALGNDDVERGQALLEALSAEQDIAAACLDDQLAPLAKSGAIDAILSDQDIIKGLASGANTPLRLVSKPLGEEEASPVTTLVRIGDAEHTRYLLVHYQGQSEADRRAEDHALLMAELGDSAEAESEQSAIDQGADVFASTFGMHDVARGMEHLKAELEKVDKARDSDLTPFHEDGSADKPVPPSPDPAIGSNIYTLPRAADRGAAKQKPDIEPSGGTGPERKAPPEADAQSLADALDKGGIYHFVWESDEVGRFSYVSKDLAKAVGPDNAAIIGKTWQELADGLEMDMEGTISRAFESRDTWVGLTVQWPVAGLATRVEVELTGLPIFGRYHGFKGFRGFGMCNTKLKRSDGRNEGPADAPLQSDTNRHQSDTTLPQFHDNREIMSEELLRAVNDAVAAAESLISPDVGSNKEALTPHSDPNGDRAMSDDQIETGGNEQNFAPSGLGASQIHASSGGDDTNTGGPASPSDDQASKGQGPDPYHRVRDLLTESAHGVKAFEPTKPQMPEPPAKDGQALSDGEKDAFDEIAAALGGSEFDHSLPEEEIDEDYEEFDDPIATMDDDTDDKAGDLPSMDRLTAKATDKIADNPDIDQARLQQALQTRSQGDATLKSAASSAFREIFAMDPAFRHMRERLAQAADKSKSPATAQTEQAREHQKLLEAVQALADGGDLHAAKAPEERPDSPEQIGVVAASQEPEAVAVGEDTEATEDVGAALADQPQDEALALDLPEATSAEQDLELAELELLDGVTDTVSIVEETEEPDSDTADTSAAPSQALAAATAAASMAGASLWDRADKTSPLIDLLNKLSVAMIVSADNRILFASRKALSLLGFDSASALEEAGGMEGLFSGRPGDWLTKTNGRTTLRGAGARPFSALATISSINWGDIPAALLSFEEAPDQPQAMGISEEDEKIAELEAILDTATDGVVVLDGDGHVLRMNHSAEALFEVDRHEVAGGSFLGLLAEESHKTAIDYLNSLSKNGLASVLNDGRDVIGVIASGGLIPLHVTMGRVNIPGTERFCAVLRDNSQHKRSEEELLTGKILAENANKQKSTFLAKVSHEIRTPLNAIIGFAEVMMEERFGPVGSERYKDYLRDIKTSGNHIMSLINDLLDLSKVEAGKMDLQFEATHLNRLVAETVSLMQQQANRQHIIIRTSLASELPQIAGDQRSLRQIVLNLLSNAVKFTHAGGQVILSTVHEENGDVVLRIRDTGIGMSEKDLVTALEPFRQVSSVRDSAQGTGLGLPLTKALVEANRGCLTLKSKPGEGTLVEVSFPAERVVEPQD
- a CDS encoding phasin family protein, producing the protein MTTAAKKAPVRKKAPAKAAAAATSSKDVKAAAAASPAEEAKTPAAEPKAAAPKARKTAGEAPAVAAGLFAMPSFDMPTSLASHEMTDLAEKSIANARDLYEQAKSSFEDQTSAVEKSFELATESSRDIQGKMVDAARANMDAGFSFLNGLIAAKSISEAIELQTSFAAKQFETLSAQGKDIQDGLTKSMEEATVPMKAAAGKAMESLKIAG
- a CDS encoding DUF6538 domain-containing protein, coding for MRKEDRYLQERGRRWHYVRRVPVDVAKHYDEAMIRRSLDTDHLGTARLRRDATEKADDDYWTELRMEGQTTPVAVRRYEAAISRAKAMRFDYIPSDKLALPENVEELVRRIEKLTENGKPRSNEVSALLGRVGEPDVYLEDVLKHVMETVEAQKLAAKDQEGRDDWRKQRLASIDLFHEVVGRAPIHLIGQDEGLQFYDYLVQRVTGQHPTESQIGGNYANRHIGNIRKPLNQYHAHLKIKGYENPLEGFSFDNDQEGTKEPFLVEEIQAAFLTAGKHEGMHVEVRLLAYLLVETGARMAELLTMRAKDIELDHEIPHLKIFKRSGKTVKNHNSERIIPLVGVALAAAKKIKENDGFPHYRVKRKTLSSNANKLFRVRGLFGEGQSLGSLRHSFEDRLKEAHVDEEMRKYLMGHDIDREIYGKFGSLKLKQEAVKSIQLEFDADLLDDI